One segment of Paraburkholderia sp. PREW-6R DNA contains the following:
- a CDS encoding oligopeptide/dipeptide ABC transporter ATP-binding protein — MIATSIAGQNAATLLSVDNLKVQFGVPRGGFPWSGKATLRAVDGVSFDVRRGETVGLVGESGCGKSTLARAIIGLAPVASGSVRWRGNETVLGNAGAPTKAGAKRDTSLLRRDVQMIFQDPLASLDPRMTIEQIVAEPLLTHGQNIARADMQRRVLTMLERVGLNAQHLRRYPHEFSGGQCQRVGIARALIGEPQLVICDEPVSALDVSIQAQIVNLLRDLQRELSLSLLFVAHDLAVVKAISHRVLVMYLGRVMEFGDKREVYGTPRHPYTRALLSAVPVPDPAVERARRHLLLRGEIASPLSPPSGCAFRTRCPDAIDACAVNIPQPVTHGANATRVACIRVNEAS; from the coding sequence ATGATCGCCACTTCCATTGCAGGCCAGAACGCGGCGACGCTGCTGTCGGTCGATAATCTCAAGGTGCAGTTCGGCGTGCCGCGCGGCGGCTTTCCGTGGTCCGGAAAAGCCACACTGCGCGCGGTGGACGGCGTGTCGTTCGATGTCCGGCGCGGCGAAACGGTGGGCCTCGTAGGCGAGTCGGGATGCGGAAAATCCACGCTCGCCCGCGCGATCATCGGACTCGCGCCGGTGGCGAGCGGCAGCGTGCGCTGGCGCGGCAACGAAACGGTACTAGGCAACGCCGGAGCCCCCACGAAAGCCGGCGCGAAACGCGACACGTCGCTCTTGCGTCGCGACGTGCAGATGATTTTTCAGGACCCGCTCGCTTCGCTCGATCCGCGTATGACGATCGAACAGATCGTCGCCGAACCGCTGCTCACGCACGGCCAGAACATTGCGCGTGCCGACATGCAGCGGCGCGTGCTGACCATGCTCGAACGCGTCGGCCTGAATGCGCAGCATCTGCGCCGCTATCCGCACGAGTTTTCGGGCGGCCAGTGTCAACGTGTGGGCATTGCGCGCGCGTTGATCGGCGAGCCGCAACTCGTGATCTGCGACGAACCCGTTTCCGCGCTCGACGTGTCGATCCAGGCGCAGATCGTCAACCTGCTGCGCGACCTGCAACGCGAACTGTCGCTCTCGCTGCTGTTCGTCGCGCACGATCTCGCGGTGGTCAAGGCAATCAGCCACCGCGTGCTGGTGATGTACCTCGGGCGCGTGATGGAGTTCGGCGACAAGCGCGAAGTGTACGGCACGCCGCGTCATCCCTATACACGAGCGTTGCTGTCCGCCGTGCCGGTGCCTGATCCGGCCGTGGAGCGCGCGCGCCGTCATCTGCTGTTGCGTGGCGAGATTGCCTCGCCGCTGAGTCCGCCTTCCGGCTGCGCGTTCCGCACGCGCTGCCCGGATGCGATCGATGCGTGCGCCGTGAACATTCCTCAGCCCGTCACGCACGGTGCGAACGCTACACGTGTGGCGTGCATTCGCGTAAACGAAGCTTCCTGA